The following nucleotide sequence is from Ferroacidibacillus organovorans.
CTGTGATGCTGAAAGGCGTTGAGCATTACGCAGATGAGCAAGGAAATCTGTATTTTAAGACGGAGGAAGAACTTCGATTCGGGGGGCAACAACAAGATCTTTATACCACTTTCAACTTCTAATCTCGGTTCTTTCAAAATGAACTAGGCTATCCGAAACGGGCATACGGGTAGCGTGACTGATTTTTGGATTAATGTCAGGCGAATAAAAACAGCGCATTTAGTACCTTGACGAGCGATTTTATGTCAATCGCCTGCTGATACACGTAACAGACGTGATTACCAAGGTACTCGTTTCGGATGCGACGTACTACGCACGTCCTTGTATTCTTCATACACCATGTATCGTCGATGAGTAGAAAGACAATCTGCTTCCCATCTCAGGATGCTTCTTTTGTTTACAGCAAATGAGTTGCTGGAGAAGCCGTTGTCGTTGGCGATTCATGGGCCAATGATTCCAGGGCGACTCGGAAAAAAACCTGGTCATATTATTCAAATCCCACTGTGTCTTGACTGACGTCGCATGTGGGTGACGGTCTTCTTTCCATCCCATAGGATGATGAGCGAGATGTCGCACATCAACATCGTTGCATCCCACAAGGGATGCGTGGATTATGAGAACCCGATGATTTTGTGAAGCAAAAACGGTGCGCTTACAAGTGAGCGTCGGTCAATATCTTTGTGACAAACCCAGGCCGAGCAAGGCTATTGGGTTATTTGTCGTGTTGCCTCTTCGCGGGTGCATAAACACACGCTGGAATGGCAGTGTCGTGTGATGAGAGATGGCAACTTCATCGATCATGCCAAACTTTCATGCCAAAGTTTGTTTTCATAATCCGAACGATCGTGTAACAAATTTGTGGTAATGTTCGTGTTTGGGTTGACCCGTCAACGCCTGCTTGCTAGACTACAAGAGCAAGTGAATCGTGTGTTTATCGGGCAACATTAATCATAAAAGCAACGTAAAGAGTGAGGGATAAAAAAGATGATCGAACGCTATACGCTCCCTGAAATGGGCGAGATTTGGACGCTTGAGAGTCGCTATCAGGCGTGGCTTGACGTGGAGATCGCGGCGTGTGAGGCGTGGGCGAAACTCGGCGTGATCCCTGAGGAGGATGCGCGGCTGATCCGCGAACGAGCGCGCGTGGATGTGGAGCGGGCCCTTGAAATCGAAGAAATGACACGCCACGACGTCGTGGCGTTTACGCGGCAAGTGTCAGAAACGCTCGGTCCTGAGCGCAAGTGGGTGCACTACGGGCTTACCAGCACGGACGTTGTCGACACGGCGCTTGGCGTGCAGTTGAAGCGCGCGAACCGCCTTTTGCGCGACAAGCTGCAAGGGTTTATCGGAACGCTGCGCGAGCAGGCTGTCCGCTACAAAGATACGGTGATGATGGGGCGCACGCACGGTGTGCACGCAGAGCCGACCACGTTTGGACTGAAACTCGCGCTCTACTACGCCGAGATGGTGCGCAACCTTGAGCGCTTTGACCACGCGTCAGAAGGGGTGCGCTACGGTAAACTGTCGGGTGCCGTTGGAACCTATGCGAACATTGACCCGCGCGTCGAGGAGACGGTCTGTGACATCCTAGGCCTAAAACCCGCCCCCATTTCGACGCAAACCTTGCAGCGCGACCGCCACGCAGAGTACATGGCGACGCTTGCCTTGATCGGATCGAGCCTTGAGAAGATCGCAACGGAGATCCGCGGCCTGCAAAAAACAGAGATTCGCGAAGTCGAAGAGCCGTTTTACTCTGGGCAAAAAGGTTCATCGGCGATGCCTCACAAGCGCAATCCAGTGACCTGCGAACAGATCTCAGGACTCGCGCGGGTTTTGCGCGGCAATATGACGGCCGCATACGAAAGTGTCACGCTGTGGCATGAAAGAGACATCTCACACTCCTCTGTCGAGCGAATCATTCTGCCTGACTCGACGATTTTGCTGCACTACATGCTTACAAAGATGGATCGGATCATCGCGAATCTGACGGTGTTCCCCGAGAACATGAAGCGCAACATGGGCCGCACCTTTGGGCTCATCTTCTCACAGCGCGTGTTGCTTGCGCTCATTGAAAAAGGCGTGACGCGCGAAGAGGCGTACGACGTGGTGCAGGCGATGGCCATGCGGGCGTGGGAAGAACAGCGTTCGTTTCGCGGCCTGCTTGAAGAGACAGACCTCGTCACAAAGCATCTCTTGGCAGAGGAACTCGACGCGTGCTTTGACGAGCGTCACCACCTGATTCATGTTGACACGATCTTTGCGCGGCTCGGACTTCTTTAGAAAATGTCGGCTTCTTAGAAATGGAAGATAGACTGCGCGTGAGGCGGCAGACGCCACCCACGCAGTCTTTCGTCTCGCAATGCGTCATGAAGAAACGATCAGCCGACGGAGCATTCCGTCGCGCACCTAGGAGGAAGTCGCGTGGAAAAAGGCCACATGATCTATGAAGGCAAAGCAAAACGCGTATATGAAGTGATCCATTCGCCTGAAACGGTCATCGTTGAATACAAGGATGACGCCACCGCGTTTAATGGCGCGAAACACGCGTCTCTTGAAGGAAAAGGTGTTTTGAATCTCGCGATCAGCACGATCATCTTTGAGTGGCTCAAGCAGGCTGGGATCGCTTCGCACTATATCCGCACACTGTCCGATCGCGAGATGCTTGTGCGCCGGGTCGAGATTGTGCCGCTTGAGGTTGTCGTTCGCAACCGCGTGGCGGGAAGTCTCGCAAAGCGCCTTGGCATCGCGGAGGGCGTCACGCTCACAGAGCCGTTTGTCGAGTGGTACTACAAAAACGACGACCTCGGCGATCCGCTTGTCACAGAGGCACACATTCGCGTGCTCGGCGTTGCGACGCCGGAGATTCTCGCATCACTTGAGACGCAGGCCCAAAAGATC
It contains:
- the purC gene encoding phosphoribosylaminoimidazolesuccinocarboxamide synthase, whose translation is MEKGHMIYEGKAKRVYEVIHSPETVIVEYKDDATAFNGAKHASLEGKGVLNLAISTIIFEWLKQAGIASHYIRTLSDREMLVRRVEIVPLEVVVRNRVAGSLAKRLGIAEGVTLTEPFVEWYYKNDDLGDPLVTEAHIRVLGVATPEILASLETQAQKINQVLRTNLHKAGIELVDAKFEFGLTQDGTLILADEISPDTCRFWDTSTEEKLDKDRFRRDLGGVMEAYQEILRRIKGVQA
- the purB gene encoding adenylosuccinate lyase — encoded protein: MIERYTLPEMGEIWTLESRYQAWLDVEIAACEAWAKLGVIPEEDARLIRERARVDVERALEIEEMTRHDVVAFTRQVSETLGPERKWVHYGLTSTDVVDTALGVQLKRANRLLRDKLQGFIGTLREQAVRYKDTVMMGRTHGVHAEPTTFGLKLALYYAEMVRNLERFDHASEGVRYGKLSGAVGTYANIDPRVEETVCDILGLKPAPISTQTLQRDRHAEYMATLALIGSSLEKIATEIRGLQKTEIREVEEPFYSGQKGSSAMPHKRNPVTCEQISGLARVLRGNMTAAYESVTLWHERDISHSSVERIILPDSTILLHYMLTKMDRIIANLTVFPENMKRNMGRTFGLIFSQRVLLALIEKGVTREEAYDVVQAMAMRAWEEQRSFRGLLEETDLVTKHLLAEELDACFDERHHLIHVDTIFARLGLL